A genome region from Leptodactylus fuscus isolate aLepFus1 chromosome 6, aLepFus1.hap2, whole genome shotgun sequence includes the following:
- the ATP13A2 gene encoding polyamine-transporting ATPase 13A2 isoform X2, translating into METDCSKLLGSRQNSSYGTVPVLKAKPCMELCGYNRVTWRTVICYLFGVLTLGIPFIIFHWRPRLFVLVTCRRCTLAEADTLVIKDIFGQTSIVDVQEEHGVDPSLQVGNTMRLDAAAGGSVVLAVGEDDEFKDTIQLHYKEESHILRYFVFEGMRYIWREQSMDFVKVSSLDEGLTCGEIHGNKSGLSQSDHNNRKLVYGPNEIDVPVKSYGHLLIEEVLNPFYMFQVFSVVLWLCERYYYYAVCIIIISVISISVSLYETRKQSVTLRNMVKMTVSVTVRRATGEELLVNSLDLVPGDCILLPPAGILMPCDAVLLSGECMVNESMLTGESVPEMKTPLPDGPSAADTVYSSDAHRRHTIFCGTQIIQAKSYLDKEVLAIVTKTGFCTVKGNLISSILHPKPIHFKFYRDSLRFVLVLAIFAIIGTIYSIVIHILYKSPVSQIVIRALDVVTIIVPPALPAAMTVGTIYAQSRLKKKGIFCISPPRINVSGKIKMVCFDKTGTLTEEGLDVWGVVPLENFSFLPIIHDPRSLPDGHMLYSLAACHSVTLLNGHPIGDLMDLKMVESTGWVLEDGDVDPQTKDIFGTKVLSVMKPPSLEEQPHGPKHQVPVGVLQRFPFSSSLQRMSVIAKLPGDHLPDLYMKGAPEMVASLCKPDTVPADFTAMLRQYTQDGYRVLGFAHKPLQSVRTFEEAQSITRDSAERDLIFLGFLVMKNVLKPETAPVIYSLRKANIRTVMVTGDNMLTAVNVAKSCHLVEPAEKVFFVNASPPTYNSSATLKFIPSEPTLGEETREGLYQQGGVFLDRGPYCFAMNGKSFAVLSDYFPDLKPKILIHAAVFARMSPDQKTELVRDFQDLNYCVGMCGDGANDCGALKAADVGISLSDAEASVASPFTSKLSNIECVPIVIREGRCSLETSFEMFKYMAMYSLTQFISVLILYTVDTNLGDFQFLLFDLVITTTLAVLMGRTGPASELGLRRPLGTLISIPVLGSLIVQTSMILLVQLVSYFLLVSQPWFIPVNTNNTMSQNLPNYENTVIFSVSGFQYLILAVVLSKGYPFRKPLYTNILLLIALLLLLAMMLWITLFPMKFMLSILDLIRIGDFNFKFVLIGIVAVNFIAAFIVETALDHGYLSCLRKLRKKESKKAYKKLEQQLQGQHSWPPVNQTLYPSRAKNSR; encoded by the exons ATTGCAGCAAGCTGCTGGGGAGCCGGCAAAACAGCAGCTACGGGACGGTCCCAGTTTTAAAGGCCAAGCCTTGCATG gagctTTGTGGATACAATAGAGTAACATGGCGCACGGTTATCTGTTACCTCTTTGGTGTCCTCACCCTGGGGATTCCATTTATCATCTTCCACTGGAGGCCTCGACTCTTTGTCCTGGTCACCTGCCGCCGCTGCACCCTGGCTGAAGCTGACACGTTGGTTATTAAG GATATCTTTGGACAGACGTCTATAGTGGATGTGCAGGAGGAACATGGCGTGGATCCCAG CCTGCAGGTCGGTAACACGATGCGCCTGGATGCGGCAGCAGGTGGTAGTGTGGTTCTTGCTGTCGGTGAAGATGATGAATTCAAGGACACAATTCAGCTGCACTACAAGGAGGAG AGTCACATCCTGCGCTACTTTGTGTTTGAGGGGATGCGCTACATCTGGAGGGAGCAGTCCATGGATTTTGTCAAGGTCAG TTCACTGGATGAAGGGTTAACGTGTGGTGAGATTCATGGAAACAAGTCAGGCCTCAGCCAATCAGATCACAATAACAG GAAGTTGGTTTATGGTCCTAATGAAATTGATGTCCCTGTGAAGTCTTACGGGCACCTTCTAATCGAGGAG GTCCTGAATCCCTTCTACATGTTCCAAGTGTTCAGCGTGGTCCTGTGGCTGTGTGAGAGATATTACTACTATGCTGTCTGTATCATCATCATATCTGTCATCTCCATCTCTGTATCGCTGTATGAAACCCGGAAG CAAAGTGTCACTCTGCGCAATATGGTGAAGATGACAGTGAGTGTGACTGTACGAAGAGCAACTGGAG AGGAGCTGCTGGTGAACTCTCTGGATCTGGTTCCCGGGGATTGCATCCTTCTACCTCCAGCGGGGATATTGATGCCATGTGATGCCGTCCTGCTGTCTGGGGAGTGTATGGTGAATGAGAGCATGCTGACCG GTGAGAGTGTGCCTGAAATGAAAACTCCATTACCTGACGGACCTTCAGCTGCCGATACGGTTTACTCTTCTGATGCCCATCGACGTCATACTATATTTTGTGGAACTCAGATCATACAGGCAAAGAGTTACCTCGATAAGGAAGTCCTTGCCATTGTCACAAAGACAG gtttTTGCACAGTGAAAGGAAACCTCATCAGCTCCATTCTGCATCCCAAACCGATCCACTTCAAGTTCTACCGAGACTCGCTCAGGTTTGTCCTCGTCCTGGCTATATTTG CCATCATCGGGACAATCTACAGCATAGTAATCCATATCCTATATAAG TCTCCTGTGTCTCAGATAGTTATAAGAGCCCTTGATGTCGTCACCATTATTGTACCACCGGCTCTTCCGGCAGCCATGACCGTGGGCACTATTTACGCCCAAAGCCGGCTGAAGAAAAAAGGTATATTCTGTATCAGCCCCCCACGCATCAACGTAAGCGGCAAGATAAAGATGGTGTGCTTTGATAAG ACAGGAACCCTGACTGAAGAAGGCCTGGATGTTTGGGGTGTTGTCCCCCTGGAGAACTTCAGCTTCCTGCCAATCATCCATGATCCTCGCTCACTCCCCGACGGACACATGTTGTATTCACTAGCTGCCTGCCACTCAGTCACTCTCCTCAATGGACATCCCATTGGTGACCTGATGGATCTTAAGATGGTGGAGTCTACAGGCTGG GTTCTGGAAGACGGAGATGTGGATCCACAAACAAAAGACATTTTTGGGACTAAAGTTCTGTCTGTGATGAAACCTCCGAGCTTGGAGGAGCAACCTCATGGGCCG AAACACCAGGTGCCTGTTGGGGTCCTGCAGAGGTTCCCCTTTTCTTCCAGTCTGCAAAGGATGAGTGTCATAGCCAAACTTCCAGGAGATCACCTGCCAGATCTCTATATGAAGGGGGCTCCGGAGATGGTGGCCAGTCTGTGCAAGCCAGATACAG TACCAGCTGACTTCACAGCGATGCTTCGGCAGTACACTCAGGATGGGTATCGGGTTCTGGGGTTCGCTCATAAACCTCTTCAGTCAGTGCGGACATTTGAAGAGGCTCAGTCCATCACAAG AGACTCGGCAGAACGAGATCTTATATTTTTGGGGTTCCTGGTGATGAAGAATGTCCTTAAACCAGAGACTGCACCCGTGATCTACTCGCTAAGGAAAGCGAATATACGGACAGTTATGGTGACTG GGGATAATATGTTAACAGCAGTGAATGTCGCTAAGAGTTGTCACCTGGTGGAGCCAGCAGAGAAGGTTTTCTTTGTGAATGCATCTCCGCCCACATATAATAGCTCAGCCACCCTGAAATTCATTCCATCAGAGCCAACCCTAGGAGAGGAGACCAGAGAG GGTCTATACCAGCAAGGTGGAGTGTTCTTGGACAGGGGGCCATACTGTTTTGCAATGAATGGGAAATCCTTTGCAGTGCTGTCTGACTACTTCCCTGATCTTAAGCCCAAG ATTCTTATAcacgctgcagtttttgccagAATGTCACCGGATCAAAAGACGGAACTGGTGCGTGATTTCCAGGATCTGAA ttactgtgtaggGATGTGCGGTGATGGAGCCAATGACTGTGGGGCCTTGAAAGCTGCAGATGTGGGAATCTCTCTATCGGATGCTGAAGCTTCAGTTGCTTCTCCATTTACATCTAAACTTAGCAACATCGAGTGCGTCCCTATCGTCATCCG GGAGGGGCGCTGCTCACTAGAGACCTCATTTGAGATGTTCAAATACATGGCCATGTACAGCCTGACCCAGTTTATCAGCGTGCTCATCCTATATACA GTGGACACCAACTTGGGCGACTTCCAGTTCCTCTTGTTTGACCTGGTGATCACTACCACTTTGGCTGTGTTAATGGGCAGGACCGGACCGGCCAGTGAGCTGGGGTTAAGACGCCCGCTGGGCACATTGATCAGTATCCCAGTTCTAGGAAGCCTGATCGTACAGACCAGCATGATTCTTCTTGTCCAGCTGGTATCTTATTTCCTTCTTGTATCTCAGCCCTG GTTTATTCCAGTTAATACCAACAACACAATGTCTCAAAACCTTCCAAATTATGAGAATACAGTTATCTTCAGCGTGTCCGGATTCCAGTACCTGATTCTCGCAGTCGTACTTTCTAAGGGATATCCTTTCCGGAAGCCTCTGTATACAAACA TTTTGCTCCTCATCGCCCTCCTCCTGCTGCTCGCCATGATGCTCTGGATCACTCTGTTTCCCATGAAGTTCATGTTGTCCATCCTGGATCTGATACGTATTGGCGACTTCAACTTTAAATTTGTGCTAATTGGAATTGTGGCCGTGAACTTCATTGCAGCTTTCATTGTGGAG ACTGCCCTGGACCATGGATATTTAAGCTGCTTAAGAAAACTGCGAAAAAAAGAATCCAAAAAAGCTTACAAAAAACTGGAGCAACAGCTTCAGGGACAACACTCCTGGCCTCCAGTAAACCAGACTCTGTACCCCAGCCGCGCCAAAAACTCCAGGTAG
- the ATP13A2 gene encoding polyamine-transporting ATPase 13A2 isoform X1 gives METDCSKLLGSRQNSSYGTVPVLKAKPCMELCGYNRVTWRTVICYLFGVLTLGIPFIIFHWRPRLFVLVTCRRCTLAEADTLVIKDIFGQTSIVDVQEEHGVDPSLQVGNTMRLDAAAGGSVVLAVGEDDEFKDTIQLHYKEESHILRYFVFEGMRYIWREQSMDFVKVSSLDEGLTCGEIHGNKSGLSQSDHNNRKLVYGPNEIDVPVKSYGHLLIEEVLNPFYMFQVFSVVLWLCERYYYYAVCIIIISVISISVSLYETRKQSVTLRNMVKMTVSVTVRRATGVTEELLVNSLDLVPGDCILLPPAGILMPCDAVLLSGECMVNESMLTGESVPEMKTPLPDGPSAADTVYSSDAHRRHTIFCGTQIIQAKSYLDKEVLAIVTKTGFCTVKGNLISSILHPKPIHFKFYRDSLRFVLVLAIFAIIGTIYSIVIHILYKSPVSQIVIRALDVVTIIVPPALPAAMTVGTIYAQSRLKKKGIFCISPPRINVSGKIKMVCFDKTGTLTEEGLDVWGVVPLENFSFLPIIHDPRSLPDGHMLYSLAACHSVTLLNGHPIGDLMDLKMVESTGWVLEDGDVDPQTKDIFGTKVLSVMKPPSLEEQPHGPKHQVPVGVLQRFPFSSSLQRMSVIAKLPGDHLPDLYMKGAPEMVASLCKPDTVPADFTAMLRQYTQDGYRVLGFAHKPLQSVRTFEEAQSITRDSAERDLIFLGFLVMKNVLKPETAPVIYSLRKANIRTVMVTGDNMLTAVNVAKSCHLVEPAEKVFFVNASPPTYNSSATLKFIPSEPTLGEETREGLYQQGGVFLDRGPYCFAMNGKSFAVLSDYFPDLKPKILIHAAVFARMSPDQKTELVRDFQDLNYCVGMCGDGANDCGALKAADVGISLSDAEASVASPFTSKLSNIECVPIVIREGRCSLETSFEMFKYMAMYSLTQFISVLILYTVDTNLGDFQFLLFDLVITTTLAVLMGRTGPASELGLRRPLGTLISIPVLGSLIVQTSMILLVQLVSYFLLVSQPWFIPVNTNNTMSQNLPNYENTVIFSVSGFQYLILAVVLSKGYPFRKPLYTNILLLIALLLLLAMMLWITLFPMKFMLSILDLIRIGDFNFKFVLIGIVAVNFIAAFIVETALDHGYLSCLRKLRKKESKKAYKKLEQQLQGQHSWPPVNQTLYPSRAKNSR, from the exons ATTGCAGCAAGCTGCTGGGGAGCCGGCAAAACAGCAGCTACGGGACGGTCCCAGTTTTAAAGGCCAAGCCTTGCATG gagctTTGTGGATACAATAGAGTAACATGGCGCACGGTTATCTGTTACCTCTTTGGTGTCCTCACCCTGGGGATTCCATTTATCATCTTCCACTGGAGGCCTCGACTCTTTGTCCTGGTCACCTGCCGCCGCTGCACCCTGGCTGAAGCTGACACGTTGGTTATTAAG GATATCTTTGGACAGACGTCTATAGTGGATGTGCAGGAGGAACATGGCGTGGATCCCAG CCTGCAGGTCGGTAACACGATGCGCCTGGATGCGGCAGCAGGTGGTAGTGTGGTTCTTGCTGTCGGTGAAGATGATGAATTCAAGGACACAATTCAGCTGCACTACAAGGAGGAG AGTCACATCCTGCGCTACTTTGTGTTTGAGGGGATGCGCTACATCTGGAGGGAGCAGTCCATGGATTTTGTCAAGGTCAG TTCACTGGATGAAGGGTTAACGTGTGGTGAGATTCATGGAAACAAGTCAGGCCTCAGCCAATCAGATCACAATAACAG GAAGTTGGTTTATGGTCCTAATGAAATTGATGTCCCTGTGAAGTCTTACGGGCACCTTCTAATCGAGGAG GTCCTGAATCCCTTCTACATGTTCCAAGTGTTCAGCGTGGTCCTGTGGCTGTGTGAGAGATATTACTACTATGCTGTCTGTATCATCATCATATCTGTCATCTCCATCTCTGTATCGCTGTATGAAACCCGGAAG CAAAGTGTCACTCTGCGCAATATGGTGAAGATGACAGTGAGTGTGACTGTACGAAGAGCAACTGGAG TTACAGAGGAGCTGCTGGTGAACTCTCTGGATCTGGTTCCCGGGGATTGCATCCTTCTACCTCCAGCGGGGATATTGATGCCATGTGATGCCGTCCTGCTGTCTGGGGAGTGTATGGTGAATGAGAGCATGCTGACCG GTGAGAGTGTGCCTGAAATGAAAACTCCATTACCTGACGGACCTTCAGCTGCCGATACGGTTTACTCTTCTGATGCCCATCGACGTCATACTATATTTTGTGGAACTCAGATCATACAGGCAAAGAGTTACCTCGATAAGGAAGTCCTTGCCATTGTCACAAAGACAG gtttTTGCACAGTGAAAGGAAACCTCATCAGCTCCATTCTGCATCCCAAACCGATCCACTTCAAGTTCTACCGAGACTCGCTCAGGTTTGTCCTCGTCCTGGCTATATTTG CCATCATCGGGACAATCTACAGCATAGTAATCCATATCCTATATAAG TCTCCTGTGTCTCAGATAGTTATAAGAGCCCTTGATGTCGTCACCATTATTGTACCACCGGCTCTTCCGGCAGCCATGACCGTGGGCACTATTTACGCCCAAAGCCGGCTGAAGAAAAAAGGTATATTCTGTATCAGCCCCCCACGCATCAACGTAAGCGGCAAGATAAAGATGGTGTGCTTTGATAAG ACAGGAACCCTGACTGAAGAAGGCCTGGATGTTTGGGGTGTTGTCCCCCTGGAGAACTTCAGCTTCCTGCCAATCATCCATGATCCTCGCTCACTCCCCGACGGACACATGTTGTATTCACTAGCTGCCTGCCACTCAGTCACTCTCCTCAATGGACATCCCATTGGTGACCTGATGGATCTTAAGATGGTGGAGTCTACAGGCTGG GTTCTGGAAGACGGAGATGTGGATCCACAAACAAAAGACATTTTTGGGACTAAAGTTCTGTCTGTGATGAAACCTCCGAGCTTGGAGGAGCAACCTCATGGGCCG AAACACCAGGTGCCTGTTGGGGTCCTGCAGAGGTTCCCCTTTTCTTCCAGTCTGCAAAGGATGAGTGTCATAGCCAAACTTCCAGGAGATCACCTGCCAGATCTCTATATGAAGGGGGCTCCGGAGATGGTGGCCAGTCTGTGCAAGCCAGATACAG TACCAGCTGACTTCACAGCGATGCTTCGGCAGTACACTCAGGATGGGTATCGGGTTCTGGGGTTCGCTCATAAACCTCTTCAGTCAGTGCGGACATTTGAAGAGGCTCAGTCCATCACAAG AGACTCGGCAGAACGAGATCTTATATTTTTGGGGTTCCTGGTGATGAAGAATGTCCTTAAACCAGAGACTGCACCCGTGATCTACTCGCTAAGGAAAGCGAATATACGGACAGTTATGGTGACTG GGGATAATATGTTAACAGCAGTGAATGTCGCTAAGAGTTGTCACCTGGTGGAGCCAGCAGAGAAGGTTTTCTTTGTGAATGCATCTCCGCCCACATATAATAGCTCAGCCACCCTGAAATTCATTCCATCAGAGCCAACCCTAGGAGAGGAGACCAGAGAG GGTCTATACCAGCAAGGTGGAGTGTTCTTGGACAGGGGGCCATACTGTTTTGCAATGAATGGGAAATCCTTTGCAGTGCTGTCTGACTACTTCCCTGATCTTAAGCCCAAG ATTCTTATAcacgctgcagtttttgccagAATGTCACCGGATCAAAAGACGGAACTGGTGCGTGATTTCCAGGATCTGAA ttactgtgtaggGATGTGCGGTGATGGAGCCAATGACTGTGGGGCCTTGAAAGCTGCAGATGTGGGAATCTCTCTATCGGATGCTGAAGCTTCAGTTGCTTCTCCATTTACATCTAAACTTAGCAACATCGAGTGCGTCCCTATCGTCATCCG GGAGGGGCGCTGCTCACTAGAGACCTCATTTGAGATGTTCAAATACATGGCCATGTACAGCCTGACCCAGTTTATCAGCGTGCTCATCCTATATACA GTGGACACCAACTTGGGCGACTTCCAGTTCCTCTTGTTTGACCTGGTGATCACTACCACTTTGGCTGTGTTAATGGGCAGGACCGGACCGGCCAGTGAGCTGGGGTTAAGACGCCCGCTGGGCACATTGATCAGTATCCCAGTTCTAGGAAGCCTGATCGTACAGACCAGCATGATTCTTCTTGTCCAGCTGGTATCTTATTTCCTTCTTGTATCTCAGCCCTG GTTTATTCCAGTTAATACCAACAACACAATGTCTCAAAACCTTCCAAATTATGAGAATACAGTTATCTTCAGCGTGTCCGGATTCCAGTACCTGATTCTCGCAGTCGTACTTTCTAAGGGATATCCTTTCCGGAAGCCTCTGTATACAAACA TTTTGCTCCTCATCGCCCTCCTCCTGCTGCTCGCCATGATGCTCTGGATCACTCTGTTTCCCATGAAGTTCATGTTGTCCATCCTGGATCTGATACGTATTGGCGACTTCAACTTTAAATTTGTGCTAATTGGAATTGTGGCCGTGAACTTCATTGCAGCTTTCATTGTGGAG ACTGCCCTGGACCATGGATATTTAAGCTGCTTAAGAAAACTGCGAAAAAAAGAATCCAAAAAAGCTTACAAAAAACTGGAGCAACAGCTTCAGGGACAACACTCCTGGCCTCCAGTAAACCAGACTCTGTACCCCAGCCGCGCCAAAAACTCCAGGTAG